The following proteins are encoded in a genomic region of Spirosoma sp. SC4-14:
- a CDS encoding insulinase family protein — MVRFPLSLSLLLSATLVLAQSPSKPKSSAPKPTKPIQTAATAFDLSKPIPPDPAVKVGKLPNGLTYYIRKNAEPKNRAELRLVVRVGSVLEADNQQGLAHFMEHMEFNGTKNFPKNKLVDFLQSSGVRFGADLNAYTGFDETVYQLPVPTDSANVFRQAFQILEDWAHNATIDPVEVDKERGVVLEERRLGRGAGQRMRDQYFPILLNNSQYSKRLPIGTEQVLTTFKPETLRQFYKDWYRPDLMAVIAVGDFDLKEVEGIIREKFGRIPAVRPAKSRTEFEIPPHKDTKVAIVTDPEQPNTIIQVIYKRPEIKEKTLNDLRESIKRGLFNTMLGNRIQELTQQADPPFLGGYSNYSDFLGNLDAFTSIAVAKEGNVERAIRAVLDENARVKQFGFTPTELARAKQEFMTNVEQAYSERDKTRSSSYVNEYVQNFTDHEPYTSIDFYYHFLQKIQDGIKLDEVNALVDQFIHNDNRAVIVMAPEKDKAKLPTVEQILGYIDSAGKGLTAYDDKTLDSPLLARQPTGSPVVSEKEIKDIGVTEWTLKNGVKVVLKPTTFKNDQILFSGSSFGGTSLYDLNDFQSARFSSTLAALGGTGEYNQVQLGKFLAGKQVSVYPYIGELSEGVNGSAAPKDLETALQLLYSYFTQPRKDADVVKGFLSNQRSALQNQVNTPTPQRVFQDTIQVTLGDNNPRRQPLKPADLDKIDLDRALQIYQERFANGGDFTFYFVGNFKEDQIKPLIEKYLGGLPTTGKAETFKDLGIRIPTGQISKTVYRGLDPKAAVQLVYSGNLTWSPETTTQLDALAEVLEIKLIEKLREEESGVYGVSANAAYSKYPVPRYTFRISFGCAPENVEKLIAKTQEQINDLKQKGALPADIAKFKAETRRETELQLKDNQFWLGYLQSQYYNGDAPDEVLHENQQLEKVTVGSTKEAANQYLGSNFIRLVLMPEKK, encoded by the coding sequence ATGGTACGTTTTCCGTTATCGCTGAGCTTGTTGCTTAGTGCAACATTGGTGCTGGCTCAATCGCCCTCCAAACCAAAATCATCGGCTCCTAAACCGACTAAACCCATACAAACAGCCGCTACGGCTTTTGACCTGAGCAAACCCATTCCGCCTGATCCGGCCGTAAAAGTTGGCAAGCTACCCAACGGCCTGACCTACTACATTCGGAAAAATGCCGAACCTAAAAATCGGGCTGAACTTCGATTGGTAGTTCGGGTCGGGTCGGTGCTGGAAGCCGATAATCAGCAGGGACTGGCGCACTTCATGGAACACATGGAGTTTAACGGAACGAAGAATTTCCCCAAAAACAAACTAGTCGACTTTCTGCAATCGTCGGGGGTTCGATTTGGTGCCGACCTGAATGCCTATACGGGTTTCGACGAAACGGTTTATCAACTGCCTGTTCCGACCGATTCGGCTAATGTGTTCCGGCAGGCGTTTCAGATTCTGGAAGACTGGGCCCATAATGCCACAATAGACCCGGTTGAAGTCGATAAGGAACGGGGTGTTGTGCTGGAAGAACGGCGATTGGGTAGGGGCGCTGGTCAGCGGATGCGCGATCAGTATTTTCCAATCCTGCTCAACAATTCTCAATATTCAAAACGACTGCCAATCGGTACCGAACAGGTACTCACAACCTTCAAGCCCGAAACCTTGCGGCAGTTCTATAAAGACTGGTACCGGCCCGATTTGATGGCTGTGATCGCTGTTGGCGATTTTGATCTGAAAGAAGTAGAAGGGATTATCCGGGAAAAATTCGGTCGGATTCCGGCAGTAAGACCGGCCAAATCCCGCACCGAATTTGAAATACCACCGCATAAGGATACCAAAGTTGCTATTGTAACCGATCCCGAACAGCCGAATACCATCATACAGGTAATTTATAAACGGCCTGAAATAAAAGAAAAAACGCTGAACGATCTGCGGGAAAGCATCAAGCGTGGCTTGTTCAATACCATGCTCGGCAACCGGATTCAGGAGCTGACGCAGCAGGCCGACCCTCCATTTTTGGGCGGTTATAGCAACTACAGCGATTTTCTGGGTAATCTGGATGCTTTCACGTCTATTGCCGTAGCCAAAGAAGGCAATGTTGAACGGGCGATTCGGGCGGTGCTGGATGAAAATGCCCGGGTGAAACAGTTTGGGTTTACCCCAACCGAACTGGCTCGTGCCAAGCAGGAGTTTATGACCAACGTAGAGCAGGCCTATAGCGAACGCGACAAAACCCGCTCATCGAGCTACGTAAATGAATACGTCCAGAATTTTACGGATCATGAACCCTACACGAGCATCGACTTTTATTACCACTTTTTGCAGAAGATTCAGGATGGTATTAAACTCGATGAGGTGAATGCGCTGGTCGATCAGTTTATTCATAATGATAACCGGGCTGTTATAGTCATGGCCCCCGAAAAAGACAAGGCAAAGCTCCCAACGGTTGAGCAAATCCTGGGCTACATCGACTCAGCGGGTAAAGGATTGACGGCCTACGACGATAAAACGCTCGACAGCCCCCTGCTGGCCCGGCAACCGACCGGATCGCCTGTGGTAAGCGAAAAAGAAATAAAAGACATCGGTGTAACCGAATGGACGCTGAAAAATGGCGTAAAGGTTGTGCTGAAACCGACCACCTTTAAAAACGATCAGATTCTGTTTTCGGGGAGCAGCTTTGGCGGCACATCGCTCTACGATCTGAACGATTTTCAATCGGCGAGGTTCTCGTCGACGTTGGCGGCATTGGGTGGCACGGGCGAGTACAACCAGGTACAGTTAGGTAAATTTCTGGCGGGGAAACAAGTGAGTGTGTATCCCTACATAGGTGAATTGAGTGAGGGAGTCAATGGTAGTGCAGCCCCGAAAGATCTGGAAACAGCCCTTCAACTGTTGTATAGCTATTTTACCCAGCCAAGAAAAGATGCTGATGTTGTGAAAGGATTTCTCTCGAATCAGCGGTCGGCGCTTCAGAATCAGGTAAATACACCCACACCACAGCGCGTTTTTCAGGATACAATTCAGGTAACGTTGGGCGATAATAATCCCCGCCGGCAACCACTCAAACCCGCTGATCTTGATAAAATAGACCTCGACCGTGCGCTGCAAATCTATCAGGAGCGGTTTGCGAATGGTGGCGACTTTACGTTCTATTTTGTTGGTAACTTTAAGGAAGATCAGATAAAACCGCTGATCGAGAAATACCTTGGAGGTTTGCCAACAACTGGTAAAGCCGAAACGTTTAAGGATCTTGGGATTCGAATTCCAACAGGCCAGATCAGCAAGACCGTGTATCGGGGCCTTGATCCGAAAGCCGCCGTTCAACTGGTTTATAGCGGAAACCTGACCTGGTCGCCCGAAACAACGACTCAGCTGGATGCGCTGGCCGAAGTGCTCGAAATTAAGTTAATTGAAAAACTACGTGAAGAAGAAAGTGGCGTTTATGGCGTCAGTGCCAATGCAGCTTATAGCAAGTATCCGGTGCCGCGCTACACATTCCGCATTAGCTTCGGTTGTGCGCCCGAAAACGTTGAAAAACTGATTGCTAAAACGCAGGAGCAGATTAACGATCTGAAACAGAAAGGCGCGCTTCCGGCCGACATTGCCAAGTTTAAGGCCGAAACCCGGCGCGAAACAGAATTGCAACTGAAAGATAACCAGTTCTGGCTCGGTTATCTGCAAAGTCAATATTACAATGGTGATGCGCCCGATGAGGTCTTACATGAGAACCAGCAATTGGAAAAAGTAACGGTCGGGAGCACGAAAGAAGCGGCCAATCAGTATTTGGGTTCTAATTTTATTCGGCTAGTGCTGATGCCAGAGAAGAAATAG
- a CDS encoding heparan-alpha-glucosaminide N-acetyltransferase domain-containing protein, producing the protein MQSFVSTSTAQFHHPPVSAGRLLSLDFFRGLTVAAMITVNNPGDWAHIYAPLEHAAWNGWTPTDLIFPFFLFIVGVSITFALGRSADDSKVAGKILKRSITLFLLGLFLSFFPKFDISTVRILGVLQRIALVYLACSFLFLKTTPRQQGILLAILLIGYWLLMTLVPVPGVGYANLEPETNMAAWLDRIILTPAHVYKPAKVWDPEGLLSTLPAVGTGILGLLTGNLLRSDRLAAEKVAWLFTAGCFCTVGGLIWNGFFPINKALWTSSFVLLAGGLAMLGLALCYWLIDVKHYRRGILPVVAFGVNAITVFFLSGLIPRMMNLIHVAGSDGTKVGLKEYLYRSFIAPLFSDPTNASLAGALTFVLIWFGILWWMYRKNVIIKV; encoded by the coding sequence ATGCAATCGTTCGTTTCGACAAGTACGGCCCAATTTCACCACCCGCCGGTTTCGGCAGGTCGTTTGCTTTCGCTTGACTTTTTTCGCGGCCTTACGGTCGCGGCCATGATCACGGTTAATAATCCCGGCGACTGGGCGCACATCTATGCTCCGCTCGAACATGCCGCCTGGAACGGCTGGACGCCGACCGATCTGATTTTTCCGTTTTTCCTGTTCATTGTAGGCGTATCGATCACATTTGCCTTAGGTCGTTCGGCAGATGATTCGAAGGTGGCTGGCAAAATTTTGAAGCGGAGTATTACCCTGTTTTTACTGGGGCTGTTTTTGAGCTTCTTTCCGAAGTTCGACATTTCGACCGTTCGGATTCTGGGCGTACTTCAGCGAATCGCACTCGTTTATCTGGCCTGCTCTTTTTTATTCCTGAAAACAACTCCTCGTCAGCAAGGTATTCTGCTGGCAATCTTACTGATCGGCTATTGGCTGCTGATGACGCTGGTGCCCGTACCTGGCGTCGGCTATGCCAATCTGGAGCCAGAAACCAATATGGCGGCCTGGCTGGATCGGATCATTCTTACACCTGCGCACGTATACAAACCGGCCAAAGTCTGGGACCCGGAGGGGTTGCTCAGTACGCTTCCGGCCGTTGGTACCGGAATACTGGGCTTGTTAACTGGCAATTTGCTGCGCTCCGATCGATTGGCTGCCGAAAAAGTGGCCTGGTTGTTTACGGCAGGTTGCTTTTGCACAGTAGGTGGGTTAATCTGGAATGGTTTTTTTCCGATCAACAAAGCCTTATGGACCAGCTCGTTTGTGTTGCTCGCCGGTGGGCTGGCTATGCTTGGGCTGGCGCTGTGCTACTGGCTAATTGACGTTAAACACTACCGGCGTGGTATCCTGCCAGTTGTAGCTTTCGGCGTCAATGCCATCACAGTCTTTTTCCTGTCGGGACTGATTCCGCGGATGATGAACCTGATTCACGTAGCTGGTTCAGATGGTACTAAAGTTGGGTTGAAAGAGTATCTCTATCGGAGTTTTATTGCCCCACTTTTTTCCGATCCAACCAATGCGTCGCTGGCCGGTGCACTCACCTTTGTGTTAATCTGGTTCGGAATTCTTTGGTGGATGTATCGCAAAAACGTTATTATTAAAGTGTGA
- the nagB gene encoding glucosamine-6-phosphate deaminase, protein MITESQLLDNPDGQLSGESTSGLSTTGGPLHSAITYEKIPTHIYADAKDASRAVAQEIAGLIRQKQSEGKPCILGLATGSSPKTVYAELIRMHNEEGLSFRNVVSFNLDEYFPMEPDSLQSYWRFMREQLFDHVDIPEGNYHVPDGTLPADKVAEFSKQYEAAIEAAGGLDFQLLGIGGNGHIGFNEPGSLINSHTRLMMLDNSTRAAAAGDFGGLPKTPRKAITMGVASILSARRVVLLAWGERKAPVIRGAVEGLVTELNPASYLQTHPNALFVIDEAAASELTRMKTPWLVDSVVWDNKMKKKAVTHLSLALSKPILKLTDRDYNDNGMSDLLAQYGQAYDINIDVFNQLQHTITGWPGGKPNADDTNRPERALPAQKRCLIFSPHPDDDIISMGGTFQRLHDQGHEVHIGYQTSGNIAVADDEALRFADYVVDFNTKFSIDSPEATRIFRDAAASLREKKDSEMDTVEVRYVKGLIRMGEAKATCRFVGIPVENAHFMNMPFYETGKVAKKPLSEEDIRITMDLIEEIKPHQIYAAGDLADPHGTHKVCLDAVLEAVRRLKDKDFMKDCWVWLYRGAWAEWDIHEIEMAVPMSPDQVMKKRLGIFKHQSQKDGVVYQGTDSREFWQRAEERNQGTAGLYNRLGLAEYEAMEAFVRWHF, encoded by the coding sequence ATGATCACCGAGTCTCAACTACTCGACAACCCGGATGGGCAACTATCGGGCGAATCGACGTCAGGTCTCTCAACCACTGGCGGCCCTCTCCATTCAGCTATTACGTACGAAAAAATTCCAACGCACATTTATGCTGATGCCAAAGATGCATCGCGGGCTGTGGCGCAGGAAATTGCTGGCCTAATTCGGCAGAAACAAAGCGAAGGCAAGCCTTGTATACTAGGATTGGCAACTGGCTCGTCGCCTAAAACGGTTTATGCTGAGTTGATTCGGATGCATAACGAAGAGGGGCTGAGCTTTCGGAACGTTGTTTCGTTTAACCTCGACGAGTATTTTCCCATGGAGCCCGATTCGCTGCAAAGCTACTGGCGCTTCATGCGGGAGCAGTTGTTCGACCATGTTGATATTCCGGAAGGAAATTACCATGTGCCCGACGGAACCCTGCCTGCCGATAAAGTAGCAGAGTTTTCGAAGCAATACGAAGCAGCTATCGAAGCGGCTGGTGGACTTGATTTCCAGTTGCTGGGTATTGGAGGAAATGGGCATATTGGTTTCAATGAGCCGGGTTCGCTGATTAATTCTCATACCCGGTTGATGATGCTCGACAACTCGACCCGGGCGGCTGCTGCGGGCGATTTCGGTGGACTTCCCAAAACACCCCGTAAGGCCATTACGATGGGCGTTGCGAGTATTCTGAGTGCCCGTCGCGTTGTGCTCCTTGCCTGGGGCGAACGCAAAGCGCCAGTTATTCGGGGGGCTGTTGAAGGGCTGGTAACCGAATTGAACCCAGCTTCGTATTTGCAAACGCACCCAAATGCCTTGTTTGTGATCGACGAAGCGGCTGCCTCAGAGCTGACCCGAATGAAAACACCCTGGCTGGTGGATTCGGTTGTTTGGGATAACAAGATGAAGAAAAAGGCCGTAACGCATTTGTCGCTGGCCTTAAGTAAGCCGATTCTGAAACTGACCGACCGCGATTATAACGACAACGGTATGAGCGATCTGCTGGCTCAGTATGGTCAGGCGTACGATATTAACATCGATGTTTTCAATCAGCTCCAGCATACCATTACGGGCTGGCCCGGTGGTAAGCCGAATGCCGACGATACAAACCGGCCCGAACGGGCGCTACCTGCTCAGAAACGCTGCCTGATTTTCAGCCCGCACCCCGACGATGATATTATTTCGATGGGGGGCACCTTCCAGCGCCTGCACGATCAGGGCCATGAGGTACACATTGGCTACCAAACTTCGGGTAATATTGCCGTTGCCGATGACGAAGCGCTGCGTTTTGCCGACTATGTGGTCGATTTTAATACAAAATTTAGCATCGACAGCCCAGAAGCGACGCGGATTTTCAGAGATGCCGCAGCTTCGTTGCGCGAGAAAAAAGACAGCGAAATGGATACGGTCGAAGTGCGTTACGTGAAAGGTCTGATTCGGATGGGCGAAGCGAAAGCAACCTGCCGTTTTGTTGGAATTCCCGTCGAAAATGCGCACTTCATGAATATGCCTTTCTACGAAACCGGAAAGGTCGCCAAAAAACCGCTCAGCGAAGAAGACATCAGGATTACGATGGACCTGATCGAAGAGATCAAGCCCCATCAGATCTATGCAGCTGGCGATCTGGCCGATCCGCACGGAACCCACAAGGTTTGTCTGGATGCCGTTCTGGAGGCAGTTCGTCGCTTAAAGGATAAAGATTTCATGAAAGACTGCTGGGTATGGCTCTACCGTGGTGCCTGGGCCGAGTGGGATATTCATGAGATTGAAATGGCCGTGCCGATGTCGCCCGACCAGGTGATGAAGAAACGGCTGGGTATTTTCAAACACCAGTCGCAGAAAGACGGTGTTGTGTATCAGGGTACTGACTCGCGGGAGTTCTGGCAGCGCGCCGAAGAACGTAACCAGGGTACGGCCGGTTTATATAACCGCCTGGGTCTGGCCGAATACGAAGCCATGGAAGCCTTTGTGCGCTGGCATTTTTAG
- a CDS encoding Gfo/Idh/MocA family oxidoreductase: protein METTAPNERELGIGVIGMGGFGLFAVQQFLQTPHTKLVAIAGSKRDEAMVTAKRFGADQLASLDELVNHPDVDLVYIATPPFLHYEQAMLALNAGKHVICEKPLAINPEQGREMIETARQKGLLMVTNLMQRYNPMFARIKHLIDKKLLGEFLHGYFENYAGDEGLSPEHWFWDRSKSGGIFIEHGVHFFDMFAGWLGEGTVKAAQVLTRPGSAIEDQVQATVEYGDDETGKKLVNFYHGFTQTGRMDRQEMRLLFERGDVTLFEWVPTRMIMRCLADEETTRALLDLFPGAQLNVTANVSGKDRPLRGRHKEFDAYQQIEIRFGFGDEKQHLYSELLRLMFRDQVSAIRYPDTHRTIREENGLYSLQTATEADQLARQS, encoded by the coding sequence ATGGAAACGACCGCGCCGAATGAACGCGAACTAGGAATTGGAGTTATTGGCATGGGAGGCTTTGGTCTGTTTGCGGTTCAGCAATTTTTGCAGACACCGCATACGAAGCTAGTAGCCATTGCCGGATCGAAACGCGACGAGGCAATGGTAACAGCCAAACGTTTCGGTGCCGATCAACTCGCTAGTCTCGATGAACTCGTCAATCATCCCGATGTCGATTTAGTTTATATTGCTACCCCGCCTTTTTTGCACTACGAGCAGGCTATGCTGGCGCTGAATGCGGGCAAGCACGTAATCTGCGAAAAACCACTGGCCATCAATCCCGAACAGGGACGGGAAATGATTGAAACTGCCCGGCAAAAAGGATTGCTTATGGTTACGAACCTCATGCAGCGATATAACCCCATGTTTGCCCGGATCAAACACCTGATCGATAAAAAACTACTGGGCGAATTTCTGCATGGCTATTTCGAAAACTACGCGGGCGATGAGGGCCTTTCGCCCGAACACTGGTTTTGGGATCGGAGTAAAAGCGGAGGGATTTTTATTGAACATGGCGTTCACTTCTTCGACATGTTTGCGGGCTGGCTGGGCGAAGGAACGGTGAAGGCAGCACAGGTCTTAACACGTCCGGGAAGCGCTATTGAAGATCAGGTGCAGGCAACGGTAGAGTATGGCGATGACGAAACCGGAAAAAAACTCGTCAATTTTTATCATGGCTTCACACAAACGGGCCGCATGGATCGGCAGGAAATGCGCCTGCTGTTCGAGCGGGGCGATGTGACCCTATTCGAATGGGTACCCACCCGAATGATTATGCGCTGTTTGGCCGACGAAGAAACTACGCGTGCCTTGCTGGATCTTTTTCCCGGCGCTCAACTGAACGTAACGGCCAACGTGAGCGGAAAAGACCGGCCTCTGCGCGGGCGGCATAAAGAGTTTGACGCCTATCAGCAAATCGAAATTCGGTTTGGCTTTGGCGATGAGAAGCAACATTTGTATAGCGAACTGCTCCGGCTCATGTTTCGTGATCAGGTCAGTGCAATTCGCTATCCAGATACGCATAGGACCATTCGGGAAGAAAATGGCTTGTATTCGCTACAAACAGCCACCGAGGCCGATCAACTGGCTCGCCAGAGCTAA